The segment NNNNNNNNNNNNNNNNNNNNNNNNNNNNNNNNNNNNNNNNNNNNNNNNNNNNNNNNNNNNNNNNNNNNNNNNNNNNNNNNNNNNNNNNNNNNNNNNNNNNNNNNNNNNNNNNNNNNNNNNNNNNNNNNNNNNNNNNNNNNNNNNNNNNNNNNNNNNNNNNNNNNNNNNNNNNNNNNNNNNNNNNNNNNNNNNNNNNNNNNNNNNNNNNNNNNNNNNNNNNNNNNNNNNNNNNNNNNNNNNNNNNNNNNNNNNNNNNNNNNNNNNNNNNNNNNNNNNNNNNNNNNNNNNNNNNNNNNNNNNNNNNNNNNNNNNNNNNNNNNNNNNNNNNNNNNNNNNNNNNNNNNNNNNNNNNNNNNNNNNNNNNNNNNNNNNNNNNNNNNNNNNNNNNNNNNNNNNNNNNNNNNNNNNNNNNNNNNNNNNNNNNNNNNNNNNNNNNNNNNNNNNNNNNNNNNNNNNNNNNNNNNNNNNNNNNNNNNNNNNNNNNNNNNNNNNNNNNNNNNNNNNNNNNNNNNNNNNNNNNNNNNNNNNNNNNNNNNNNNNNNNNNNNNNNNNNNNNNNNNNNNNNNNNNNNNNNNNNNNNNNNNNNNNNNNNNNNNNNNNNNNNNNNNNNNNNNNNNNNNNNNNNNNNNNNNNNNNNNNNNNNNNNNNNNNNNNNNNNNNNNNNNNNNNNNNNNNNNNNNNNNNNNNNNNNNNNNNNNNNNNNNNNNNNNNNNNNNNNNNNNNNNNNNNNNNNNNNNNNNNNNNNNNNNNNNNNNNNNNNNNNNNNNNNNNNNNNNNNNNNNNNNNNNNNNNNNNNNNNNNNNNNNNNNNNNNNNNNNNNNNNNNNNNNNNNNNNNNNNNNNNNNNNNNNNNNNNNNNNNNNNNNNNNNNNNNNNNNNNNNNNNNNNNNNNNNNNNNNNNNNNNNNNNNNNNNNNNNNNNNNNNNNNNNNNNNNNNNNNNNNNNNNNNNNNNNNNNNNNNNNNNNNNNNNNNNNNNNNNNNNNNNNNNNNNNNNNNNNNNNNNNNNNNNNNNNNNNNNNNNNNNNNNNNNNNNNNNNNNNNNNNNNNNNNNNNNNNNNNNNNNNNNNNNNNNNNNNNNNNNNNNNNNNNNNNNNNNNNNNNNNNNNNNNNNNNNNNNNNNNNNNNNNNNNNNNNNNNNNNNNNNNNNNNNNNNNNNNNNNNNNNNNNNNNNNNNNNNNNNNNNNNNNNNNNNNNNNNNNNNNNNNNNNNNNNNNNNNNNNNNNNNNNNNNNNNNNNNNNNNNNNNNNNNNNNNNNNNNNNNNNNNNNNNNNNNNNNNNNNNNNNNNNNNNNNNNNNNNNNNNNNNNNNNNNNNNNNNNNNNNNNNNNNNNNNNNNNNNNNNNNNNNNNNNNNNNNNNNNNNNNNNNNNNNNNNNNNNNNNNNNNNNNNNNNNNNNNNNNNNNNNNNNNNNNNNNNNNNNNNNNNNNNNNNNNNNNNNNNNNNNNNNNNNNNNNNNNNNNNNNNNNNNNNNNNNNNNNNNNNNNNNNNNNNNNNNNNNNNNNNNNNNNNNNNNNNNNNNNNNNNNNNNNNNNNNNNNNNNNNNNNNNNNNNNNNNNNNNNNNNNNNNNNNNNNNNNNNNNNNNNNNNNNNNNNNNNNNNNNNNNNNNNNNNNNNNNNNNNNNNNNNNNNNNNNNNNNNNNNNNNNNNNNNNNNNNNNNNNNNNNNNNNNNNNNNNNNNNNNNNNNNNNNNNNNNNNNNNNNNNNNNNNNNNNNNNNNNNNNNNNNNNNNNNNNNNNNNNNNNNNNNNNNNNNNNNNNNNNNNNNNNNNNNNNNNNNNNNNNNNNNNNNNNNNNNNNNNNNNNNNNNNNNNNNNNNNNNNNNNNNNNNNNNNNNNNNNNNNNNNNNNNNNNNNNNNNNNNNNNNNNNNNNNNNNNNNNNNNNNNNNNNNNNNNNNNNNNNNNNNNNNNNNNNNNNNNNNNNNNNNNNNNNNNNNNNNNNNNNNNNNNNNNNNcatattgtaccacagtagccagaattataattataatattattactttaattaatgttgttgtaagctgtTAACATtattgtctgtcctgcatctctctctttctctttctctgtctccccttctgtctcattgtgtcatacagattaccgttaatgtattatgttgatctgttctgtacgtcatctattgcacgtctgtcgtcttggaagagggatcccttctcagttgctcttcctggaGTTTCaaccattttttcccctgttaaagggggtttttccttatccgcagtgagggtcctaaggacagagggatgtcgtatgctttaaagccctgtgaggcaaattgtgatttgtgatattgggctttataaataaaattgattgattgattgattgattgataggtgaagataaaaaaaaaaaaaatcagtgtgttGACACTCGtataactcaatgacagaagcactttgaagttttttttccgACAGTCAGCATGACAGTTTCCTTTCAAATGAgaccatgcatgtacatgtactaaGAATGGAAAAAGAACATCTCTCAGTTTACTTTGGGTATGCCTTGGATAGGTGTTTTAGGTGAATTTCACAGGACCACTATATAAACAACCACAAAGGTTGTTTGTACAAGCAGAAATTACAGCCCCCATTAAGATATTTGTTAGGCACAAggatattttattattattgccacCCGACATAGTTGGTGGTAATTGTTTTGGTACAGCATGGTAGCTCAGTTCCAatgcaaagagagagagagaagagaaaaataaacaagcaaCAGACACTATAAACCATTACAACAGtgcaccatggatgtattaagcgacctggatacagcattggggCTCCATGAAGTCCAAATCGCTTTATTTGCgcagtatgaaattacccagatgactGGTGCTGCTTCCACATTATTGGGCTCATAGAGCAGCCATACCAGAGACTTACAGCTGCCAAGCATGGCCGAACCCAGCCAGGCACGGCCAAGTGTAGCTGAGCGTCCACCTTCCGCTTTAGCGCAAGCTTGAATGGcgttaaaataatttaatcttgcggctcttttagactttccaaatgttatcggaccaaatggattaaatcctgatagtggCATGAGTAATTTTGCTGGGGTTTTGATGCTCTAAACAAATTATCCACATGCATTTTCCAATGTAAGTTtatgggaaaagtctttttgggcccaatggcatcacatgaagGACCCTGGAAATTGCAGTACTACCGTTTGACCACTAAGAAAATCTCCACAGCccagtgcacttcctgggggcctgcagcacacacaaaaaaaagtaatcaCATAGTTCTTAAAAAACATgatgtgggaaaaaaatatgtacagttcAGTCCCCCAGCATGTCAAGTAGCCCAACAGGCAAAAAATTACAATGGTTGATGAACTAGTGCAGGTAGTTTAGTCTGTGTTCAGTCCAGGGCCTGTAGGGCAACTTGTGGAGAGGTTAGCAAGGGGAGTTAAGCATTCTGACTACTGTAGGAAAGAAGCTGTTTTTGAATCTAGTGGTGTTGGGTATAATCAACCTATAGCGCCTGGGAGACAATCTGCTCTAGTTTTCTTGTAGTGCGACTGTCTGAGCTCCCATACAAGACAGTGAGAGATGATGTCAGGATGTTTTCTAAGATGGCTTTGTAGAAGTAGACCTGGGCCTTTGTGATGATGTGGTTGGTATGGATGTTCCATTTAGGAGTGTTACTGATATAGGTACCAAGGAACTTAAAGGAGTCTGTCAGTTATGTGTTGGTCAGAAATATGAACATGGGCTTTGattagggttgggactcgttaggattttaacgattccgtttccttaccgattccttcttaacggtccgattccttaccgattcctcttaccgattcctcttaccgattcctacattatactcattatacttgctatacttaaacaagtatataataaacacaaatgcaatcatacaaatacaaaaactttattctaactgttgcacagtacaattagatgaaaatacatatttgtgtgtggtgtgtatttcagatttagagcttgtatcatctccctgagaatatataacaacaaaaagtgattctctgatttctacagtaacactattacctcaaattaaccacagcaatgtaatcAAAAATACTTTTATGAATTCATgtttgggcactgttatttacgtgacaacacctgaacagaacacacacacacacattggctgtttgtttctaccgctccgctcgctggaagcctcggacctcctgCCGCCcacctccgccttgattaaacgctgaaaataaaataaaagagggagacaagttttcctattttatcttattttgttatatttctccatctcccctcgctggaagcctcggacctcccgccgcccgctcccgtctcaaacatggaggtcttcctctccgcggagcacccacggcgtacgcccggcctgttaaatagcctgtaaccataacaactgtgtgacacaaactcagtgctttagtaggctaattaaataatgtcaggcttggtcgggttcggacagaaatatgcggcccgtgccgcactctaatggaaatgcacgtgacaTCTTCAGCTCTTCTCCTTGCGCTCAAGCTGCGTCTGTGCGCTCATGGAATTTCTGCTCCCAGATTTCTTCCCtgctcttggatttttttgtgaaacaaccctgtcaaaatcccccaaccaatagaacgcCAGGTTTATTgctgaccaatgaaatgatccctgcctccttgtgggccCAGACGGGACGCTCTAAAACTAAAGCGAGTGTGCCCGCAAGAAGGCAGGGATCACTTCATTGGTTCTactggttgggggattttgacagggttgttacacaaaaaaatccaagcgcagggcagaaatctgatcTTTCAAAAATACCACTGAATACAGTGGTAATAAGTAGCAGAAAGGTGTAGTAGTAGCACTGGTAGCAACAGTAGTAGTATCAAAGACAGCTCTGGTATTCTTTTAGGTAGCAGCCATAGACAGGAATTGAACAGGTGACCATTCAAACATCACTCCCTCAGACTGCCATTATACATTTTagaatagatagatagatagaaagaaGTTTATTCATCCCTGAAGGAAAATTCAACTCATTTGTGGttcataaaaaacaacatagaCACTTCCCCACATCAGCAATAAAACAGTGGTGTTAAAATAGACATagaataaaataagttaaaataagtgcataaatagaaactaaaaatcacattaaaattaaattaatattgcccattccacagtccagtccagttgtggctaaggtgatgtgtgtgagtgtgtgtgtgactggatttaGAAGGGGTTAAACAATCTTATTGCCGTGGGGATGAAGGATCTCCTGAAATGCTCCGTTCTGCAAGTTAGATGAGCCGACTGttttctttgggtttttttggggggggttttATTGGTGGAGCTTCCCAGACTAAGAATTTCACATGTATGTACCCAGTGCTACTAAGCGACTAATaaagctgaactgaactgaactgaaccgaactgaactgaaccgacTGCTACAGCTGTTCCTCTGTAACTTCAGGAGGCTGCGGAGAGGGTGTCTGCTATTGTCCATTATAGCTTGTTCAATGTGctctccaccacagttcttAGAGGGTTTTTAATacttaaaaaatgattaaaattactgtaacatgttagaagaaagaaaaagtaataGCACACATCTCCTGAAGAAGATGTACTATTTGACATTGAAATAAAGTTTCTGGttgtatgtttattttcttgcatGTGATTTTCATATGCAAAGACAGTTCATAAAGTTCCTTCTCAATCATGACAAATCTATTACAGTATGTGCTTCTGTCATCTTattatacacatacagtatgtactgcacaaacacacacgagCCAACATTATCCATATCAGACAAATAACTAAAAACACAATAGATTGTATGcaccacacacataaacactgtaACCGCTTTGTCATGATGATGGTAaatagtgtgtgcatgtgtaatgATTTTTTGATATTATATTCTCAGTGCAATAATGACTGCATGTAGGCCTGCTCACCCTCTCCTTTAAATccgtctttttttaaatacggTGTGATAGGAGTTGAGGTACAAGATGGCGAATCTACCCAAACTcagtttgcttgtttatttgcAGAATGGATATTGTTGTCATCACTCTTGGCTGTCAGTcttaattatacattaataTAGGCTACTCATCATCTCATGTATCAAACTGGTGCAGAGGAGAAAAGAATAGTGTCTGGCTCATGATGATACTTGAGGTCACACTCCTGCAGTGCCGTTATTCACCACATCACACAGTATTCATGTTGCTGGTCCAATATGCAGTCCAATACTGCAGCCTTTTTCACGGGGAGCGAGCTTCCAAATTTACCCTCCCGCTGTGCTCGCTCCCCGTGCCTTAAAAAGCGCATGCACGGCTGAAggtcacttaaacacaaaaggCTTTCAGCGCTGCGGTCCAATATAGCGCATGCGCGCTGCCGGAGGACTGCTTCACAGACCGCAATATGGCGAGAATGCCTGCCAGCGGAGACACAGAGCAGGAGCAGATAAGCTGCCCcgagaggagcagggaggatgataatgaggaggaagatgaagatgagATCCAGGAGGTCCAGATCACCGGGGAGGAAGAGGACGAGGGGTCCGATCGAGATGGTGTGGAGCTTGAGTGGGAGTCAGGAGGTACAGTGCTGGACTCCAGCGGTTCTGCCGCGGAGATAAAAGCGGTCGTTATGCGGAGTATGGAccggggagaggaggagggagaggcggACCCCTTCAGCAGCGGCATACCCGCTGGGCTGGAATCTCAACTGGAGGGAGACCTTCAGCGGTCAGAGCGGAACAGGCTGAGCGAGAACACCCGCCTGGCCACCCGGTATGCGGTGAGAATCTTCAGGGAGTACCTCAGCGAGAAAGCCCAAAGTCCAGACTTTGAAACTCTGGACAAGGAGGCGCTTTGCGTTGTGCTGCGCTCCTTTTACGCAGAGGCGCGCTCCAAAAGTGGACAGTTGTACAGCAAGTCGTCCCTCATCAGCATCCGGAGCTCACTCAATCGGTACCTTAACGAGCCGCCCTACTGTCGAACATTGGACCTCACTAAGGACCCTGAACTTCGCAGCGCCAACTTGACCCTGGCCGCGGTCATACGGAGGCTGGAAGAGCAAGGCGCTGGTCCCGTGGTGCAGAAACAAGCCATCACGCGCTCGGACCTTCGGAAACTGTACGAGTCATCAGTGTTCAATTCCGACACGCCGTTCGGGTTGCTCAACAAAGTGTGGTTCGAGACCTGCATGTATTTCTGCACCAGGGGCCGGGAGAACCAGCGGGAGTTGGAGGAGGACTCGTTCGGTCTGGCTGTGGATGAAGACGGAAGAAAGTTTGTCTATTTTAAAGCTCTCGGACCGTACCATAAGTCCCGCTCAGCCGCCTGGACCAAGAAGCGTCCGGACGCAGAGGAGGACACCTTGCCGCGGATGTACGAGACGGGCTCGGAACAGTGTCCATACGCCAGCTTCGTACGATACGTTTCTAAAAGGAACCCGCTCTGCAGGGCGTTCTTTCAGCGGCCACGGGACCACTGCTGCGCGAGTGACATGACGTGGTACGAGAACAAAGCTATCGGTAAGAACCTGTTGGGCACGAGGATGCAGATGTTGTCGCGCGCTGCCAAGCTCTCCAAGACCTACACCAACCACTGCATCGGCGCCGTCTCCATAGCAACGCTCAACAGCATCGTGGGCGCCGCGGGCTCCAGGCCGCCGACGACGCTTTACGTTGCCTCGGAAACGGTCAACGGTCACGCGCAGTCCCACCTCCAGCTCGTGATCCCATACCGGATAACAGGCGCTGCAGATCTGATGCCGCAGcggacaacagcagcaacagtaaacACACCATCAACAACAACGTGTAGGGTCAGCGCCGAGGAGGACCCGGAGGCTCCCTACGCCAAGAGGCTGTGCGTGCGCCCTGGGACACGCGCGGAGTTGCCTGTGGAGCGGAACGAGAGCGAGACGGTGCCCACCAGAGCCACCGAGTCCCATATACATACACAGCCCGCGGTGCGGTCCCCGGTCGCTGTGCCCACACAGGTAATAGAGAACGTGTGATTGTCATCTACTGTAGCCTGTGTTGAAATCGTAAAATTTGGCAAAATATAGCCTCTCCGTGCATCAGCACTGCGTGTGAGTCCTGTATGAGTATTGTGCAGTCCGTTCTAACAAACCGAGCTCTCAGAAAAGTTATAAAGATGTCCAGTTTATACCAGGCGCTGACTATTTTTGAAATTTTCCAGTTAGTTATATGCTATATTCGAtatacaaaaaacataaatacaacaaaCCCATCAGTAAAAACATTATAAGATAATGTAACAACACAGATTCTTATAATTTAGTAGGGGCTTGCTGGTGCTTTAGTAGCCAACACATACGTGTAATGTGACTAAAATTATTTTATCAGTTTTCACAGAGAGTGAGCTCAGTTCAGTGAAGTCATGTCCATTTTTCTCACAGATATCATGTCTAGGATGGTACACAAGTATGTGTTTTTCACTTAGTATGCCAGTCTTACAGCAACACACAAGTTGTTCTGGTGGTTTACGGCACCAGCTGCCCATTTCCACTAGCAGTCTGCGAGAAGACAACTGTAACCATGTAAAGGTTATTCTCAAAAGGTCTTAAATATACAGTGTATTTCTGGTTTAAGATGGACAGACAGCTATATCTGGATTAATGGCTTGGTAATTCTTGTATCTTGTACCTCTTAAGATTGTAATTTCTCAATCACCTCTCTACAGTCACTTTCAGTAGGTTTGTTTCTTCACACATTTAAACATCCTGCAAGATTTGAAAATCCCTTATTTTAGAGACATCTGGTGAAACCAATTTTGACAGGGAATGTTTTCCAAGATGTTACAATCACTTAAACATTTTACAGAGGCACAgaaatttaaagctgcactgttagatatttttatattaacagtgGATCAGCTGACTATGTAAGAGATGTGACTCTTAGTGACAAACCCATGGAGATTTTTAATGCAGCGTTGCAGTCCCCCTCATCTTTATGGCGTTAGtgtttttggttcagtctcacagCTGTCATCAACCTgatgtccagcagcagcaggcagctgttgttAGTGAAAAGCTCTAAAAAGCCACTTGAACACTAGCTgctcagcagcaacagcagcaaacagctgacagacacagttagagagtAGCTGGTgaacagtggagcatttagcagctgaagagaaagatatttctctcaggagttggttgagaccaaagcagagctaaaagagagtgaatattggactgaCATTCATCAGGTGACAGACACACAACTCCATATgaatcaatcaaccaatcaatcaattttatttataaagcccaatatcacaaataacaatttgcctcagagggctttacagcatatgacatccctctgtcatttggaccctcacagtggataaggaaaaactccccccaaaaaaacctttaatgggagaaaaaaatggtagaaacctcaggaggagtaactgaggagggatctctcttccaggacggacaaaTGTATAATAGATGTCGTatagaacagatcaacatgataaattaacagtaatccatatgacaaaatgatgcataaagagagagagaaagagagagagatgcaggacagacagtattgataatagcttacaacattaatttaataatGATTACGGTTATTGTGATACAATATGTTGtaggtatatattaatatatgatagtatatatatgtgacaataatcatatgtgtataatgacagtagaattatgactaatgataacagcagcagtattacaggaggtcccccggcggactaggcctaagtcagcctaactaggggctggtccaaggcaagcctgagccagccctaactataagctttatcaaaaaggaaagtcttcagtctagtcttaaatgtggagacggtgtctgcctcccggaccaaaacaggaagatgattccacagaagagttgcttgatagctgaaggctctggctcctgttctacttttggagactttagggaccatgagttaccctgcattctcagagtgcagtgttctgggataatagggcactacgagctctctaagatatgacggagcctgaccattcaGGGCTTTGTAAGTTGTTAGTTCGCGGACGACACCAATCTCATAGCCACTCATGAGGATTTTCCTACCCTGATTGAATGTGTTAATGAGGAACTATCTTCTGTTGCTTATTGGTTTCAACTTAACAAGCTAACTCTTAATGTGAAAAAATGCAACTTCATGATCTTCTGTAACACTAATAAGTATTATCCTAAACAGCTAGCCAAAATCCTGATTAACGGAGTTGAAATCCTACAAGTTCAGTCTACCAAATTCTTAGGAGTTATGCTAGATGAACGGTTAAATTGGTCTACTCATATTGATCTTGTATGCAAAAGATCTATGAAGATGTTAGGTATATTGAGAAAGGTTTGTCCCTTAATTCACTCCTCAGCTCATTTAACCCTATACTATAGCTTTTTGTTCCCCTATATAAATTATTGTAATATTGTTTGGGCTGCTACTTACCCCACTTATCTTAAGAAATTATTTATACTTCAGAAGAGGTTTTTGAGATTGATCTCCCATTCGAGTCGATATGCACCTTCTGCACCTCTCTTCAGTAACTGTTACCTATTGATAAAGTGAATGTCTTTCAAACATGTCTATTCTTACATAAGTTCATTTATAGGAAACAAGATCTTCCAGTCACCTTTaataacttttttatttctacattaCATGTCCATACATACCAAACAAGGCTTTGTAATAGCAGTGTCTTCTTACCATTCTCCCGAACATCAAGTCACCAGTTCAACATCTCTTTTAGAGGTCCCAAGCTATGGCATGAATTAAGTTTATCACTGTGGTCTATGTCatctcattttcttttcaaaaagcATCTGAAGGCACTTTTAGTGTCCACATGAACTCTTAAAGCATCTACCTTAATCCTCCGTATcagtttttctctttgtctgatctcttgtttcttcttctttgtcctAATTTGCTTCAATTACCCTAGTTTTgctccctttttttttgttgtttgtttcttgttgttgttattgttgttattttgttttgtgactctttgctTAGTCTAGTAATTTAGCCTGCATGTCATTTGCTTGTGATTATGGCTAGGGGTGAAACTCTGTACAAGCCCGCATATGGGCTTCGTTCCCCCCTTGCACAGTTGTCTAATTCAATTgtgctgaataaataaattaaattaaattaaattaaaattagaagaatgattttaaattcaattctggattttacagggagccagtgcaggagaaatgtgatctcgtttcttagttcctgtcagcaCATGTGCcactgcattctgaattagctggagagtttttaaagacttattagagctacctgataatagggaattacagtaatccagtttagaggtaacaaaagcgtggaccaatttttctgcatctttttgggacagggtaggcctaattttcgcaatattacacagatgaaaaaacgcagtctgtgaggtttgttttaagtgagagttaaaagacaaatcttggtcaaatattactcagaGGTTTCTTATGGTAGTGcgagaggccagagcaatgccatctagagaaactatatcatcagatGAAGAGTTTCTgaggtgtttggggccaagaacaataacttcagttttgtctgaatttaatttaaggaaattggagctcatccaagttgtctttaaggcatttttgaagtttagttaattgatccgtttcttctggctttatcgatagatacaattgtgtatcatccgcatagcaatggaaatttacagactgatttctaatgatgttacccaagggaagcatatataaagtgaacagaattggtccgagcacagaaccttgtggaactccaaaacaaactttagtacgtagagatgattcatcatgaacatgaTGGGCCAATTAAATggtccagtctctgtagcagaatttgatggtcaattgtgtcaaatactgcactaagatctaataaaacaagtacagagacgagtcctttgtctgaagcaatcagaagatcactTGTTTTTTCAACTAGACTTTAGACTTTAGACTTAGGGGCTGGATCTACTAAGATCCCAATTTGCCTGTACTAATTTGCCTGCGCAATCTAGAATTTTGCGTGTGGGGCTGAACCGCGGTTTGCGGGTGATTTACTAAGAGTGATTGCGTAAATGACAAGCGGTGCAAACGTGTTGGAGACACCCTatttaaatgagggttt is part of the Epinephelus moara isolate mb chromosome 10, YSFRI_EMoa_1.0, whole genome shotgun sequence genome and harbors:
- the LOC126396246 gene encoding uncharacterized protein LOC126396246, which codes for MARMPASGDTEQEQISCPERSREDDNEEEDEDEIQEVQITGEEEDEGSDRDGVELEWESGGTVLDSSGSAAEIKAVVMRSMDRGEEEGEADPFSSGIPAGLESQLEGDLQRSERNRLSENTRLATRYAVRIFREYLSEKAQSPDFETLDKEALCVVLRSFYAEARSKSGQLYSKSSLISIRSSLNRYLNEPPYCRTLDLTKDPELRSANLTLAAVIRRLEEQGAGPVVQKQAITRSDLRKLYESSVFNSDTPFGLLNKVWFETCMYFCTRGRENQRELEEDSFGLAVDEDGRKFVYFKALGPYHKSRSAAWTKKRPDAEEDTLPRMYETGSEQCPYASFVRYVSKRNPLCRAFFQRPRDHCCASDMTWYENKAIGKNLLGTRMQMLSRAAKLSKTYTNHCIGAVSIATLNSIVGAAGSRPPTTLYVASETVNGHAQSHLQLVIPYRITGAADLMPQRTTAATVNTPSTTTCRVSAEEDPEAPYAKRLCVRPGTRAELPVERNESETVPTRATESHIHTQPAVRSPVAVPTQDSCGSSSTTSQQLVSVSPVSSTGIPTPAQLTKTNAPVHIDVGGHMYTSSLATLTKYPESRIGRLFDGTEPIVLDSLKQHYFIDRDGPMFRYILNFLRTSKLLIPADFKEFSLLYEEASFFQLAPLQAELERWRTEQECGGVCLECECVMIHVAPELGERISVSAQQAVIEEVFPEVRDIMSSSLNTSWSEDSTHIIRFPLNSYCHLNSIQVLERLQQRGFWITGSCGGGVDSSQFSEYILRREGRGSQHPPTLIQIKQELVD